Proteins from a single region of Theileria parva strain Muguga chromosome 1, complete sequence, whole genome shotgun sequence:
- the nop10 gene encoding H/ACA ribonucleoprotein complex subunit 3, translating to MYLKYYLDKDGKRVYTLQDLGPNGEPCLTAHPARFSPEDKYSKQRIALKKRFNLFMSQ from the exons ATGTACTTGAAGTATTACTTGGATAAAGACGGCAAAAGAGTTTATACTCTACAG GATCTTGGCCCTAACGGCGAGCCTTGTTTAACTGCTCATCCCGCCAGATTCTCGCCTGAAGATAAATACTCTAAACAAAGAATAGCACTAAAGAAAAGATTCAACCTTTTCATGAGCCAATAA
- a CDS encoding Rrp15p family protein, protein MESKEDLEDKSSMFKGFSKAFTTVSKKTKDKISKEKKPEKEPEKEPEPQSSTKSNRKLSVRIPPKEYSEELEKKYKRIATKGVKKLFILLNNAR, encoded by the exons atgGAATCTAAGGAGGATTTAGAGGATAAAAGTTCCATGTTCAAGGGCTTCTCAAAAG CATTTACAACTGTTAGTAAAAAGACGAAGGATAAG ATCTCCAAGGAGAAGAAGCCTGAAAAAGAACCTGAAAAAGAGCCTGAACCGCAATCTTCCACAAAA TCAAATCGGAAGTTGAGTGTGAGGATTCCACCGAAGGAATACTCTGAAGAATTGGAGAAAAAGTATAAAAGAATCGCAACTAAAGGAG TTAAGAAGCTTTTTATTCTCCTAAACAATGCTCGTTAA
- the dnaJ gene encoding chaperone protein DnaJ, protein MKSNDPSGYYKLLGVSPDADEDAIKKQYRKLAMKYHPDKNPHNKEKSAEMFKKISQAYEVLSDKRKRRNYDNNVNFGFDQNYANNFNFDDAQRIFQMVFGNNSFGFGDDMFPGSSLFHGNTGHHEFFQDDFCNGFSTSFATSGFSNAIFSSSSFSNGGGFTSTSTSTTTRVVNNKIITKTEITQQNADGTVYKKVIEKEDDGRGNVTTREYINDGSSSGTKKLESKRRY, encoded by the exons ATGAAATCGAACGATCCATCCggttattataaattactGGGCGTTTCACCAGACGCAGATGAAGATGCCATTAAAAAACAGTACAGAAAACTTGCCATGAAATATCATccag ATAAGAATCCGCATAATAAGGAAAAGTCTGCAGAAATGTTCAAGAAGATATCTCAAGCCTATGAAGTGTTGTCAGATAAGAGGAAAAGACGAAATTATGACA ATAACGTGAACTTTGGCTTTGACCAGAACTACGCAAATAATTTCAACTTCGATGACGCGCAAAGAATTTTTCAAATGGTTTTCGGCAACAA TTCATTTGGGTTTGGTGATGATATGTTTCCTGGTTCATCTCTTTTTCACGGAAACACTGGACATCATGAATTCTTTCAAG ATGACTTTTGTAATGGATTTTCAACATCTTTTGCTACCAGTGGATTTTCAAACGCAATCTTCAGTAGTTCGTCGTTTAGTAACGGTGGAGGATTCACCAGCACAAGCACCAGTACAACCACGAGAGTGGtcaacaataaaataataaccAAAACTGAAATAACGCAACAAAACGCTGACG gaactgtatataaaaaagttATTGAGAAGGAGGATGACGGCAGGGGAAATGTAACAACAAGGGAATATATTAACGACGGCTCCTCGTCTGGAACTAAAAAGTTAGAGTCCAAAAGAAGATATTAA
- a CDS encoding putative integral membrane protein gives MECLKSSALIPGEPEYKSECNLLNMLLMKVPKDVDLLPILNIKPLQPRHSSALQELHLELFPVHYDPTFFEVACSTESGFYDTQSFWDMFDSSSNSTKDLDWYENQILSFGLFLPRSYVSFFRKSGKYDIESYLEYVSTEDEYTEFDDPLAEMLIFDPEYDEFLIGFVTLLINLEVTNSLISDDDYNILYTHYHNMENKSILTNEININLDKFDVAYYSFIYNQLYNNKLLLEYTKKFQIKDAKTIYILSTGITLGLRRRSLGTHLILFTQLLIFFINYSIIVFEGYYYMLHSREVLESIKNYYNKLLFQDDHKLLYTFYTILLNDNSVCCRRTRDELDSIIQDKLGKPTSNLIVNPNSDEESGINSVKCVNKIPLVIYLHTIYYNEVATEMYKKLHFYNITTIPNYYNINNKRYNANFLAYFLPKP, from the exons ATGGAGTGTTTAAAGTCCTCTGCCTTAATTCCCGGAGAGCCGGAATATAAAAGTGAATGTAACTTGCTGAACATGTTACTGATGAAGGTGCCCAAAGATGTTGATCTTCTCcctattttaaatattaagcCTCTGCAGCCTCGACACAGCTCAGCTTTACAGGAGTTACACCTTGAACTTTTCCCAGTTCACTATGATCCGACTTTTTTTGAAGTCGCCTGCTCCACTGAGTCTGGATTTTATGACACTCAGTCCTTCTGGGACATGTTCGACTCCTCCTCAAACAGCACCAAAGACTTG GACTGGTATGAGAATCAGATATTATCATTTGGCTTATTTTTACCTCGTAGTTATGTGAGTTTTTTCCGAAAATCTGGAAAATATGACATTGAATCTTATTTGGAGTATGTTTCCACTGAGGATGAGTATACAGAATTTGACGATCCTCTTGCTgaaatgttaatatttgaCCCTGAGTATGACGAGTTTCTCATAGGATTTGTCACGCTATTAATCAATTTAGAAGTCACCAATAGCCTAATCTCAGACGACgattataatattttatacacacACTATCATAATATGGAAAACAAATCCATTCTCACCAACGAGataaacataaatttgGACAAGTTTGACGTTGCATACTACAGTTTCATTTATAATCAGTTGtataataacaaattactCCTTGAATATACAAAGAAGTTTCAAATTAAGGACGCGAAaactatttacattttaagcACTGGAATTACTCTGGGACTCAGGAGAAGATCGCTAGGAACTCACCTGATCCTATTCACTCAATTACTTATcttttttattaactaCAGTATTATAGTTTTTGAAGGCTATTACTACATGCTACACTCCAGGGAAGTACTCGAGAGTATTAAGaattactataataagTTATTATTCCAGGATGACCACAAGCTGTTgtatacattttatacaattttgttaaatgaTAATAGCGTCTGTTGTCGAAGAACTAGAGATGAGTTGGATTCCATAATTCAGGATAAACTCGGTAAACCCACCAGTAATCTCATTGTCAACCCCAACTCCGATGAGGAATCTGGTATTAACTCggtaaaatgtgtgaataAAATACCACTGGTGATATATTTGCatacaatttattacaaTGAAGTGGCTACGgaaatgtataaaaagttgcatttttacaatataACCACCATCCCCAACTAttataacattaataataagCGGTACAACGCCAACTTTTTAGCATATTTTCTGCCAAAACCTTAA
- the rtf2 gene encoding Rtf2 RING-finger family protein, with amino-acid sequence MGGDGGSIPSRIDLVRTSGYAFSRNLGGMGYLPNTQCRANNEHLSSNQIKELRWKTCALSQEPLSPPIVSCKLGLLYNKEAVLKFILSKKPNPSFEHLKGLKDIKDIEFLVDKGTGRFLCPILRTELSATNRAVLIWNCGCCMSEKAFKQFMKNTTEAQCPNCNTTFKYNPEVFNKSQSLPFNSDLVFLVPDLTEEGILRTKLLHLKSLKTQ; translated from the exons atgGGCGGTGACGGAGGTAGCATTCCGAGTCGTATTGACTTGGTTCGGACTTCAGGTTACGCCTTTAGCCGGAATCTAGGCGGAATGGGATACTTACCAAACACTCAATGCAGGGCAAATAATGAACATCTCTCCAGTAACCAAATCAAAGAACTCAGATGGAAAACCTGCGCATTATCACAa GAGCCTTTAAGTCCGCCTATAGTTTCCTGTAAACTGGgcttattatataataaagagGCCGTgttgaaatttattttatcaaagaAACCAAACCCTTCCTTTGAGCATTTAAAAGGCTTAAAAGATATTAAAGACATAGAATTCTTg GTTGATAAGGGAACGGGAAGGTTTCTATGTCCAATTTTAAGAACTGAGCTTTCAGCTACGAACAGAGCCGTTTTAATATGGAATTGTGGCTGCTGTATGTCAGAAAAAGCTTTTAAGCAATTCATGAAAAACACAACTGAAGCTCAGTGCCCAAATTGTAACACAACCTTCAAGTATAATCCTGaagtttttaataaatcgCAAAGTCTCCCGTTTAACTCAGATTTAGTATTTCTAGTACCAGACTTAACCGAAGAAGGCATTTTAAGAACGAAGTTATTACACCTCAAATCGCTGAAAAcacaataa
- the MCM8 gene encoding MCM2/3/5 family protein, whose protein sequence is MVKIRYSEDVVKLISQLYLSEQTTDFEDFLARLDDWLSFFENHWNILIEPIKKEFFDNYVLKLDYEELLNLDVPPSVEAFKKDFYSSPELIIALISSSLHILSISKYNQTRLVNFNDDKKVNGVNCRLNDSVTTASNLYKPSTNCTNVQTSQSNCVNNFYDADPSMNKKVNTKLYQKSGQENNVKREEDCFLNSLGPESSLAYPKKQSQDEVDDYAALLNHFNDTVTTNSIFANSSNISQVSILNELDRARSNLACEVKNEQSGSIYSGSANFSGTMSYSNTQVNNTQAINSPMNISQNNSGVENTPQLFQKNDKKIIQEDAEQDNIADKEDSTIIIENKLNNILNSTKLSKYIYLNEIRYKYVIVRIYNYKPIISFNNLRSHTIGCIASVLGQVIRISKPKTLILFALFTCAKCDECFFKKFNSGIFTSPKSCINQSCNSKLFILNKHYIITNTYQILRLQEYIIDDMNNIKTNSILDIQIMDDLIGMYNLGNILNIIGIIKINNEVSALQNGSSNSLVYKLYLNTISINIYNNNNLNNNKHSNYYKFINDIFHNEPNRFYLIATSLFPNLKGHYHIKVGLLLSLFGFNHTSSNKMLRSGAKVKRENIHVLLIGEPGVGKSHMLSCISSLGNHVVNGNNISNSGLNVGIIKDNNNEYNIEAGLLVLYNNSILCIDELDKLNSTNILLEVMEKQKVSIAKGGIIKTLNANTTLICALNPTHSKFKFTNDNIIANNIKLSNSLLSRFDLIFLLINDKNNYYDNCDDNNELVRKLKSFQKYDYLNNVLINEYIEYSKKYVNPKFSKEGKLMLYKFFKDILEMSNKNCDANGNPINNCLMKVTIRQLQGLIRLCKSRARGDLLNVITADHVKDVIEIFKNTIYYPLYAVNQNTVETPVKPAPVKKCNIIKIFLNEIKTTNMEKMTNGMIKDMAKELIEKNNINMDPDELIYKVNNMGFILKDGTSWKINI, encoded by the exons atggttaaaattCGTTACTCTGAAGAtgtagtaaaattaatatcGCAACTGTACCTTTCCGAACAGACGACTG ATTTTGAAGATTTTTTAGCCCGTTTAGACGACTGGTTGTCGTTTTTTGAGAATCATTGGAACATATTAATTGAACCa attAAAAAAGAGttttttgataattatgtgttaaaattagacTATGAAGAGCTTTTGAATTTGGATGTTCCTCCGTCGGTTGAGGCCTTCAAAAAGGATTTCTACTCCTCTCCTGAGCTAATAATTGCTCTGATTTCATCCTCGCTTCACATTTTATCCATTTCAAAGTATAATCAAACTCGGctagtaaattttaatgatgaTAAAAAGGTTAACGGAGTTAATTGTAGATTAAATGACAGTGTTACTACTgcatcaaatttatataaaccTTCAACTAACTGTACAAATGTACAAACAAGTCAGTcaaactgtgtaaataactttTATGACGCTGACCCATCCATGAATAAAAAAGTTAACACTAAACTATATCAAAAGTCAGGTCaagaaaataatgtaaagaGGGAGGAAGATTGTTTTTTAAACAGTTTAGGACCAGAATCTAGTTTAGCATACCCTAAGAAACAATCTCAGGATGAAGTAGATGATTATGCAGCTCTTCTCAATCACTTCAATGACACAGTGACCACAAATAGCATATTCGCCAACTCGTCTAATATAAGTCAAGTTTCCATCCTGAATGAATTAGATCGTGCAAGATCAAATTTAGCATGTgaagttaaaaatgagCAATCTGGCTCTATTTACTCAGGCTCAGCGAATTTTTCTGGCACCATGAGTTACAGTAATACTCAAGTAAATAACACACAGGCTATTAACTCCCCAATGAATATTTCTCAGAATAACAGTGGAGTTGAGAATACTCCACAATTATTCCAAAAAAAcgataaaaaaattatccAGGAGGATGCGGAACAGGATAATATAGCAGACAAGGAGGATagtactataataatagaaaataaattaaataacataCTAAACAGTACAAAGTTGAGCAagtatatatacttaaaCGAGATAAGATATAAGTATGTGATAGTGcgaatatataattataagcCTATAATAAgctttaataatttaagatCTCACACTATTGGCTGTATCGCATCAGTACTCGGCCAAGTGATTAGAATCAGTAAACCGAAAACTCTAATCCTGTTTGCACTGTTTACTTGTGCAAAGTGTGACGAgtgtttttttaaaaagttcAACTCAGGGATTTTTACTTCACCTAAAAGTTGTATTAACCAGTCTTGTAATAGTAAGCTTTTCATCCTTAATAAacattacattatcacAAACACATATCAGATTCTCAG GTTACAGGAGTATATAATTGATGACATGAATAATATCAAAACCAATTCAATACTTGATATACAG ataatGGACGACCTGATTGGTATGTACAATTTGGGTAACATATTGAATATAATTGGTATCataaagataaataatgaagTGAGTGCACTTCAAAATGGCTCTAGTAACAGTCTTGTGTACAAGTTGTACCTGAACACAATTTCAATTAACATTTACAACAACAATAATCTGAACAATAATAAACACTcgaattattataaatttattaatgaCATTTTCCACAACGAGCCGAACAGGTTTTACCTCATCGCAACATCTCTTTTCCCAAATCTCAAAGGCCACTACCACATCAAAG TTGGACTGCTGTTGAGTTTGTTTGGATTTAATCACACGAGTAGTAATAAAATGCTAAGAAGCGGTGCTAAGGTAAAGCGGGAAAATATCCATGTACTGTTAATCGGTGAACCCGGTGTCGGTAAAAGTCATATGCTATCCTGTATTTCATCTCTCG GGAATCACGTTGTGAATGGGAATAATATAAGTAATAGTGGGTTGAATGTTGGTATTATAAAGGATAACaataatgaatataacATTGAAGCTGGATTATTGGTACTATATAACAATTCAATACTATGTATTGACGAGTTGGACAAACTCAACTCCACG AACATACTACTGGAGGTGATGGAGAAACAGAAAGTAAGCATAGCAAAAGGTGGAATTATTAAGACACTCAACGCAAATACTACTTTAATCTGCGCCCTAAATCCAACACACTCAAAATTCAAATTCAC TAATGATAACATAATTGCGAATAATATAAAGCTGTCAAATTCGTTGTTGAGTAGATTTGACCTCATATTCCTCCTAAT AAACgataagaataattattacgATAATTGTGACGACAACAATGAACTCGTCAGGAAGCTAAAGTCATTCCAA AAATATGATTACTTGAATAACGTGTTGATAAATGAGTATATTGAGTATAGTAAGAAGTATGTGAACCCGAAGTTCAGCAAGGAGGGGAAGCTAATGCTATACAAATTCTTCAAGGATATTCTGGAAATGtcaaataaaaattgtgatGCCAACGGGAATCCAATAAACAACTGCCTCATGAAAGTGACAATACGACAATTACAAGGACTCATACGACTGTGCAAG agCAGAGCTAGAGGCGACTTGTTGAATGTGATCACAGCGGATCACGTGAAGGATGTGATTGAAATCTTCAAGAACACAATTTACTATCCGTTATACGCAGTTAACCAGAACACAGTGGAAACACCCGTGAAACCAGCTCCCGTGAAGAAATGCAATATCatcaaaatatttttgaatGAAATCAAGACGACGAACATGGAAAAAATGACCAACGGA atGATAAAGGATATGGCTAAAGAATTAATCGAGAAAAATAACATCAATATGGACCCAGACGAATTAATCTACAAGG tgaATAACATGGGATTTATACTTAAGGATGGCACATCATGgaaaattaacatttaa
- a CDS encoding putative lysophospholipase family protein codes for MALKKGKAVMSYFVNRQGLRIRTYACEVDKPKGKIFLVHGIKSHFLGDFVGYNVDWYLKHLGESKTSHALELEKFERNLVFNRSLHSSSKVNLPVEPNGTQKKEKGDEETSRVHMFNCDNLNGRDLFELTPRYKYEGSFVEYLNNLGYSTYSLDHQSHGLSESATEKRCYFNNFDDICYDLIQFITLVKKGNFFDTNQTFNEEDILNNGPNPNITTSTLYTNKDQNDMYYLFGLSMGGNVVLRTMQLYNLKYKNATNNPKVNLVDALVCFAGMIDIDFQYASIKFLFPLLRLVNKFAPKLGVGKLPDFVETLTMFMRSHDPHYYCKKLCLKMAFMIYDATKTLDKSFDQYPRDLPTMFLHCSDDKTCDVKGPRYLMKTHFSNSSLVKFHEIEGGAHVITSPLYTSITGPLVSEFLQSLHK; via the exons atggCTTTAAAGAAGGGCAAGGCTGTTATGAGTTACTTTGTGAACCGTCAAGGGTTGAGAATAAGAACCTACGCTTGTGAAGTGGATAAGCCAAAGGGGAAAATATTCCTAGTCCACGGGATAAAATCACATTTTTTGGGTGATTTCGTGGGATACAACGTTGATTGGTACCTTAAACATCTGGGTGAATCCAAGACCAGTCACGCCTTAGAATTAGAAAAATTTGAACGAAACTTAGTATTTAACAGGAGCTTACATAGTTCTTCTAAAGTTAATCTTCCTGTAGAACCAAACGGTACTCAGAAGAAAGAAAAAGGTGATGAGGAGACTAGCAGAGTTCATATGTTTAATTGTGATAATTTGAATGGTAGAGATTTGTTCGAGTTAACCCCTCGTTATAAGTACGAGGGTTCATTTGTAGAGTACCTTAACAATTTGGGATATTCAACTTACTCCCTGGACCATCAGTCTCACGGGTTATCCGAATCCGCAACTGAGAAACGCTGTTACTTTAACAACTTTGATGACATTTGCTATGACCTGATCCAGTTCATAACACTGGTCAAAAAGGGTAATTTCTTCGACACAAACCAGACTTTTAACGAGGAAGACATTTTGAATAATGGTCCAAATCCTAACATCACCACCTCGACACTTTATACTAATAAGGACCAAAATGATATGTATTACCTTTTCGGCTTATCTATGGGTGGAAATGTAGTACTCAGAACCATGCAACTTTATAACCTAAAGTACAAAAATGCCACCAATAATCCAAAAGTTAACCTTGTTGATGCACTCGTTTGTTTTGCAGGCATGATCGATATTGACTTCCAGTACGCCTCTATCAAGTTCCTATTCCCACTACTACGACTCGTTAATAAATTTGCACCTAAACTCGGTGTCGGAAAACTCCCAGACTTTGTAGAAACACTCACCATGTTCATGAGATCCCAT GACCCGCATTATTACTGTAAGAAACtatgtttaaaaatggCGTTTATGATCTATGATGCGACAAAGACTCTGGATAAATCGTTTGATCAGTACCCTAGAGACTTGCCAACAATGTTTTTACACTGTTCTGACGATAAAACCTGCGATGTCAAG ggCCCGAGGTATCTTATGAAGACTCATTTTTCAAACTCAAGTCTGGTTAAATTTCACGAAATCGAAGGAGGCGCTCATGTTATCACTTCACCACTGTATACCAGCATCACAGGGCCTCTAGTCTCTGAATTCCTACAAAGCCTacacaaataa